ACACACATACGGGGTTGCAGTAATAAGGAAGATGTAGAAATAAGCAGTATTATTTTACCTTCAGTTTTACTTAGCGTGGGGCCAAGCCCTGTTCTTTCCTTGGGGTTCAGATGTGTTTGTGTATCACCGATGACCCCTGGTTGGTCAGAGGGTGTGTTAAGTTGTATTTCTTCATCATTCGTGTAATTTTTAGCAGCATcctctttctgaaaacagaacagcCGGGATCCGTAGTGTTGCAATACAACGAACTTGTGATGTGTAATAATAATTCAGCTTGTTTCATGAAGATATACACTATAGAAGGCTTGATGCTTTCTGGATAACAAGGACAAAGTCTGAGAGGCACTGGCTTAGCTCTGTCCTTTCTGGTAGAGCTGCTCCTGCTTGCATGAGCCAGAGCATTGACCTCTTACCTTGAAAGACAACAAGAATTTCCACCGTTAGTAAGAATTTGCCCTCACTGTTCAATCTCAGCTTAGTCAGCCAGATACATGCATTTGGGCATGGGAGGAGCTCTCTTTTTGCACAAAACTGTGCACCCAGGCAGCGAGGTATGGATCTAACTAGAACTTGTAGAAGCATGTGTGCGTACTTAGTGAGAGAGAGGACCCGCTGTGTGAATAAGCGTGCATTTTCTAACACAAAATTTGGAAAAGCAGCTGTCTGATAGACATTCAGGGGAAGAAGTTGGTTGCACCAAGATGTTTGTCCCTCCTGGACTCCAAAAGGAAGGCATTTTGCAGCTGGAGGCCACCCAAAATACTTTGCCTTTTCCATCCAAGGCTTCCCTTGGTGGGATGTACTCCTCAGAAAGGAGCATCTTGGAGGCCTGTTGGGTCCTTTGGAGATCAAGGTCTGAGCCTTCAAGCCCAGGTGGCCTAGAGGACACATCACCAATCTGCTGTGCTTCTGCCATTGAGTACCTCCAAGGCAAGCTGTGTGTTGGAAGAGTTTCGTCTCCCCAGGAAGTATAGAAGCTGCTCTGTATGTGGCTGGTGACTTTCCAGGTGACTAGTGGCTGGACATCTGGAAATCCAGGAGGTTACTGGTAAAGGCAGGAGGACAGGAGGTAAGCAGTAAAATCACTTGCAATTCAAGCCTCTTCCTTCGCCCCTGGATTTGCCCTGATGCCATCTGGGAGGGCAAGGGAAAGAGGTGTGGATTGAAAACCACCCATCACTTCACCACCTCGCAGCCATCCCCTCGGCAGATACAGAGAGTGCACGGGGGATGCAGGTGCGATttgagaggggagagaggagcagcGGGGGGTCCATGTAAAAAAGGCTGGGAACCATGTGCAGAAGGCCAGATAGTATGGGCTCTTCCAGCAACTGCTCTTCTGTTGCTCGAACAGATCCTTTATGTTTTCCAAACTTTCTTCTGCGTCTTTCCCCTTCATCTGTCATGTGGCAAAAACACCTTTATCTGCTCTGGATAGTCTTGTAACTACTTAGTTTGTGGAGTCAAGATgtccaaatattttccttgttatTTGTGTGTCCAGATATGTTTGATTTTTCAGTGGCGCTGCAATTTCTAGGCTCTCTCGGGATATCTGTTAGAAGAGGCATTTTGGAACAAATCAACAAAAAGCTATGGAAGAACAGCCTCCTGCAAGCCCTTGTGCCTCTTCTTCCCACGGATGGGGACATTGCGAAGGCTACCCTGAGTGAGGCAAGGACTGGGGAGATCCATGGGGAGTTGGGGGTGGATTTCAGGCACCTACGTGTCTCAGTGGAGGAAGACCTTGGAGGGCCACAGCTTGCTGGAGTAAATATGGGTGGGAGATCTTTTAAGAGGGAAGGAAGTCTTGCAGTGGGAACAAGTCAGTCCCCCCGCCCCGTTGCAGTGTGTTTGGAGACGCTCTGGACACAAGAAGTGCTGCTCTTCTGGGAAAGCAGGGGATGAAGGGATGAGAAATAGGAACTCGCCATGCTGAAGGAACTACTAAAGATGATGCTGAAATAACCAGAGTGGCCACGAGTGCCTCTCGCTCAGCCTGCGGGGACCTCCAGCAGCCAGAGTCACAGGTAGGGCAGGGTCACAGTGCCACAGTGGAGGTGGTCATTGCCTGAAGGTCTccagcagcccccttccctgGGTCACTTTGCAGAGCCGTATCGTTGACCTGACACTCGGTTCCCACCTGCACTGAAGCCACTCTGGCCACGACCACCCACCTGCAGGTTGCTGTGTCCTCAGCCGGCTGGGAGGAGGGCGAAGAGCCAACCCAGGGTGCTTCCAGCCAACCTcagccaggagcctgctgtgggcaagCCCATGGCACTGCTGTGTGGAGGATGCAGGGTATGGGAGAGAAGGACCTGAGCAGGGGGTCCAGAAGATCACAAAGGGAGGCTGGTGCTCTTGAGAGCAAGCCTGGGAGCTGGATCTCACCGCTGGGCTTCCTACAGCACTCTTGTAGTTTCTCGGGTGGACACAGCGGGTGGACCAGCCCTAGCAGCTGCTGTCTAGGGATGCTACCAGGGCTTGTGGGCTGATGTGCTCCAGGGACTCTCATTTATTGTGCATGTGCCAAAGTCAACCTGAAGCTGGTCTTGTAGCCTGCAGCAAAGATCAGGACATTGAGCCTGGGTCAGCATCACAAAGGCAGACCTTCGTAAACCTAGCCATGCCCCACTGTTCCTGGCTGTAGGGAGATAAATCAGGAGTGATACAAGGGGAAGGAGAGGTTttgcagaggagggggaggagggtgaCTGCTAATCTCAGCATTTCTTCCCAGGTTCATCCCCAGAACTTTACAAAGGCGCAGCGTGATGTTTCCTCCTGGCTGCAGGGCACTTATCGAGCTGTCTGGTTGCTGCCGCTGACTTTCTTTGCCTGTGCGAGGAGCTTGCCAGATCATGTGTAAGGAACATTTACTGCCTTTTAACCCTATTGCCATTGCCAAGGGAGAGCAAGGGAGCGGGCAGGCACTCAGGGTGCTGCAAGCCAAAGGGCAATGGGCACGACAGCAGCAGTTACTGGCAAACATGCAAAATTCAGGGCTGGATCCAGCAGGGACTTTCTGAGATTAGGCTGAGCAAGGCAGGGGGTGGCTAGCACAAAGAAAATAGTCCCTCCTGTGGTGTTTCAGCCCGCAGGGGAATTCAAATGTCACAACTTGGGAATTTTCCATCTGAAGCCCCTTGTAAAATGAAAAGCACCTTGCCCTGCTCTGACTCCTGCCTGCGGAGGGGTTCAGTGCCAAAGTGAAAGGCTTCCTAAAAATGGGCTGACCGAGGGAGGGGGGCGATTTAGGAGCTATTGAGAAACAAGGAAGGACAAACAGTGTTAGGTCATTGCTTCTGCAAACACAGCCAGGGCTGTTCCTCTATAAAAGGGGGAGAAAGCGGTTCCAGAGCCATCACAGACTTGGAGGGGACAGTCTGTGACCAAGGCTGCTGCACCCCCTCCTCGGCACCTGGCTCCCTGCTCAAGTATGAAACTCGTACTCTCTACTGTGCTGTCCTTCGGGATAGTGGGTAAGTGTCTGCTGAAAGCAGTTTTGGGGGAAAGGAAGCGTCAAAACCTCCCAGGACCCCAGGCTTTCCCCCTAGACAAGGCTGTTTTAGAGCTGCAGCATTTGCCAGACCCAGGCAGCTGTTAAGTAAAAGCCAGGACGTAAAAGCAAAGGAGCACCTGCCAGACGCTTGCTTTGGCAGCTGTGGATCTCTGTCAACAAGGGCGGCGTTTTGAGCATTAACGACAGCAGCTTTTTCCTTGGGCTGGCCCGTGGAGGCTGGAGGGAGGTCTGCAGCTCCCCGCAGCAAGCTGCCGAGCACCCGGCTGGCAAGGAGGAGGGATGCTCGGCACCTCTGCTGGGGAGGGGACTGCTCGGAGAGGCTCCGCACCCCTGCTGCCACGGGGCGAAGGGAAAAATCACCCTCCCGCAAGCTGCTGTGCCGGGACAGGAGCAGGGGTTCAGCCAGGGCGGGGAGAAACTAGAACAAGACCTCCCTGCCAAGCCTGCATGTGTGTTGGGTTAAACCTGAAGGCAGTGACAATAAAATAGAGCTTAAATAACGAGAGACTCCGCATGCTCCCCCTTCTGCTCCTGCGCTGCTCCGTCCTGCTGCTGCGGTGCACTTTGCTTGGGCTCCTGTGTATTTTATGCAGAGCTGGCTCCGCTTGAAGTGattatttctgtcttctctctctgctcATAGTTTTGGCAGGTGATGGGCAGGTAGCCACGGCAAGGAGATTGCTGCCGTCTGCACCTGACGTGGGGACTGCTGCCTGGAAAGGGAAAGAGGGGTCTCCTCGGAGTAGGCAGCGGGTCTCTTCTGATCGCCCATAAAGCGTGGTGGTGGTTAATGTCCTCTGGTGGGAAGTGCTCCCTGTGCCGCTGGCATAGGAAAGTCCTCAAGCACCTTTGCTGAGTACGAGCACGCAATGATGTCTTATTAACGGTGAAgggtccctcctcctcccctgcacagAAGGAGCCAAGAGGTTGCCCAAAAGCTCTGCGACAGAGGCCCTGGCACTTGGGCTCCCCTTGCCTTCCCAATGTTCACCAGTGCAGCTCGGCTGACTCCCTCAGGAGGTCCCCGTCCAGCTTCGGCCCATGGTTGCCAGCACTAGATTGAGGTGACCATGGCTTTGTGCAGCCAAGACTTGAAAAAAGTAGATGATGGCAGTAGGAATTAAGGCTAAGGATTTTCCCTGTGGCCAAATTCAGCACCTCcactgggaggaggggaggtgtCTGCTGGCAGGGTTATGGCTCAAAAATCAAGTAAGAGAGAATATTTCAGAggtgaaagagaaaatggaaacagcACAGGTTAATCTGGAGATGTTCGAATGGAATGTGCCATCAAGGGTTTGGAGGGAGCGAGCTGTGCATACAGCCTCTCAGTCTGCGCAATCCCGCCAGGAAGGGGCAGAGTTAAGGAGAAGTGTGCAGCACGGGCTGGCCACGTACTTTCACTGCAAGTTTCCAACGTTTCTGGTGTTTAGGTTGCTGAAGGAGGCGTGAGTCTGTGTCCACCTGAGGTCTTTGCTTTGCTCTGGTCTCCCAGAGCAGCCAGTCAGCTGCATTTACTGGTTGGGGGACTCTTAGGAGAGAGGACTGCGGAGGTGGTATGGCATCTCTGTGACTGGGTGTAGTGGAGGAGGTGAGATATACAGAGACAGTTAAGTACTTCAGATCATCTAGCTGCCAAAGAGGTCATGTGTGGCAAAATACTGAATATAGTCTGGCCAGGtcagagctgctctccctctgGCGTTATTTGCAAAGACACCGCTTCAGTGGACcaccttttctctctgtttttgcaAAGTCTTGAGTTTGATTTCTATTGAAGTGTGTGGATGTTGCCTGTGGATGTTGCCGTGAGCTCAGGCTGCTGGAATCACGATGCTGTGCCGGACATATATCACCCAGGGATAGGAATGATCCTCCCAGATGTTCCTGAAGGTGCACACGTCAGGCAAGAAAGAAACGGCCTTCCTGCATGACTTAGGAGATCGGCAGGGGAGATCCTGCACCCGGCCATCACCCGAGGCCATGACTGCAGGGAACCAGAGATCATGTATTCACAGAGATGCTGTTTCTCTCCACTTGGTGCCTTTCTAAGTCTCTGAGactatttatttctgcttctttctacAGCTCTGTGTTTTGCTGCTCCCCCCAAGGCAAGCATTAGATGGTGCACAATATCTTCGGCAGAAGAGAACAAATGCAATAGCCTAAGGGACCACATGCAACAAGAGAATGTTGCATTGAATTGCCTGCAGAAAGCAACGTACCTCGACTGCATAAAAGCGATTTCGGTGAGTGGGCAGCAAATAtctgtgctgggcactgaggaTGTTTCAGCAGCTTGTTACACCTGGAGAAGGTTGAGGTTTCCTTTGAGTCACTGGTTGTTACCTGTGATACCACTGAGGAGAAGGACTCACCCACAAGGATCCAGGAGAGACTCCAGGGAAGCATTTTCCTTCACGCATCCCTGCTCTTTGTTTattgactgaaatctttttgttgTTTAGAATAATGAAGCAGATGCCATTAGCTTGGACGGTGGTCATGTTTTTGAGGCAGGCCTTGCCCCCTACAAGCTGAAGCCCATTGCTGCTGAGGTCTACGAACAAAGTGGAGGTACATTTTCACACGATATTTGTAAGCCAAGTGGTGGTAACAAACTGATAGTGCAAAGGCCATCCTTCCCACGCAGAGCTCCCACATTATTTCTGTTGGGTGTCTGAGATATTGCCCCTGGCTTCCAGATCCCAggggggaagtgggggggcaGTTACACCAAAATGTGAATCATCACCCATGGCCAATGGGTGGCCATGTCACTGCAATGGAAGGGGCAGAGCCAGTGCCCCATTTCTGACATTAGCTGCAATGAAAGTCACTGATCCCACGGTGATGCAGTGGCCATGGAAGGAGAGCACCATGAGCAGAAATCATGGTCGTCCCAAAGCATGGCATAAAAATTGTGCTGGTCCCAGAGATCTTCTCCTTTCAGTGACCTTGAACTAGGTAAAACACTGAGCTAGATAGCACAGATAACCCGTGTATCTTCCTGCGCAGtcatcaagacaaaaaaaaaactattgaAGAGGCAACAGCATTGCCATTAGCGGTTGTGGAGGAACACCCAGTTGAGATTACTGAGGCAAAAGGTGCAGGCAACgcacagaaaaaagaagcaaagcataAAAAGTACTCTGCAGCAATCCCTTTTGATAAGACTTAGCTCTGTTGCTCCATCCCTGCTCTGTCTTTCGTCTCTCCCATCTTTCTCTTGGGAGCCGAACAGACgctatttctccatttttatctGTCTCGCCTCATGCAATCCCACCACGTCCAAAGCTCCCAATCTCTTTTGACCTCTGCCCTGGAGTTCAGCCTGTTTGTACACAATATTCAGGATCAAAGCAACACGGCAGAGTCATTCCCAACATGGTAGCtaagaaaatacagatattaaatGGAAGGCTGTGGTCTCTACCACCCCTAAAACTAAGTCACTTTATTCATACATGGCATGTCATGGACTAGGTATAATTTTAAAGACTAAACACGGAATTTCAGTCTCGCAAGGCTTACGTGTATGCTTCAGTGGGCAACGGCATTTGAGAAAAGACTTGCCAAAGAAGATTTGCCAAAAAGACTTGTTGAAGCATCCTTACAAATCTATGGGCATGTCTAACGTCTGTCCAGTGGCAAAGCATTTTGCGTGTGATAGTATTTTCAGTTCACTTACCATTACAAGTTGTAATGCACAGCGTTGGTTCGATATTGGCAGCGTAGCTCACCCCTAAGAAAATGGGAAGACCATGAGTGTTCAAGCAAAGTTGCTGGTTATTTGGAAGTGCAGTACTTTATTCTCTGAAGTCGAGGGTTTGGCAAGATTTGAAATGTTCATAAATCCTGCTTTTTCActgctttcctgctttttccccGCACTGCAGGCTCCACAACCAACTACTACGCCGTGGCCGTCGTGAAGAAAGGAACAGATATCACAATAAATAACTTGCAGGGCAAGACCTCCTGCCACACGGGCTTGGGCAGGTCTGCTGGCTGGAACATCCCCATTGGGACACTCCTCCACCGGGGAGACATCAAGTGGGATGGCAAAGACTCAGCCTCCATCGAGCAAGGTGAGGTGGGAAACGGCGAGATAAATGGGCTGGTGTTAAGCCAGGGGTGGTGGTACGGTGAAAGCGATGTTGCCCGATCTTCTGCGGAGGTCCAGAGGTGGCTCGCAGAGCAGTCGAGTCATTGACATTCTTTGTGCATCCCTTTCCTTCCAGATCCTTGTAAAAGTGAATTTTAGACTAACTATTGCTTCTTTCTCATCCATAGCGGTGGCCAATTTTTTCTCCGCCAGCTGCGTGCCTGGTGCCACCACTGAACAAAGACTGTGCCGTCAGTgcaagggggaccccaaaaccaaaTGCTCCCGCACAGCACCTTATTCTGGATATTCTGGAGCTTTTCAGTGAGTGAAAGTTATATTTCCTTTGGGGAAATATTCTAGCCCCGACACATGCAAGTTTTTGTTATACCAGGGAGGGCTGTGTTGTAATCAGTGGTCCTGAAGACACTGAATTTATAGAACAACCGGGAGTGCTGGTAATTAAAGATCCAATTAGTAATAACCGGCAGGCAGCTAGCGGGAGATGAGAGAGGCAGCTGGGTTGTATCTTTCTGCACAGACTTAAGAATACACCGCATTAGCATTGTGCTAAGTCTAACTGGGCTTCTTGAGCATTACTTCTCTGCCATCAcattttcttccctgccagcCTAGCTTTTTTGGGGGAAGACTACTGCTCTACGGTTGCAGTTTGTGCCGAAGCAATTTGCTGAACAGCAGATAGGGAGTCACAATGTCTGTTTTTTTAACATCCCTTCTGTTCCCCCCACCTGCAGCTGTCTGAAAGATGGAAAAGGAGATGTGGCTTTTGTGAAACACACAACTGTTCAAGGTAGGCCTGCGAGAtgacttgtttctcttttttccagtccAACCTCTTGCTGCCACTCTATCCTGCAATTAGCCTGTGCAGGCTTTCATTCCTCTCCCAGTTTGCCCCAAACGTCGTCTTCTTTCACCTCTAGAAACATGTTTTGCACACCATGGACTAACTTATCCTTGTTACTGAAAAATATGACTGTGGTAGGGtccactttttcttctttggggttcttctttgaagaaggaaaacCTGCTTAATTTAAGTTCAATGGTATTATAGTTGGTGCCACATCTCAGAGCCAGCTGTAATGTTATCACAGCAAACGCAGGGTGAGCAATTGTGTAGGTAATAATGCTCACCCATCCCTCTGGGAGGGATTTTGGAGGGAATTCAGCCCACAGCAAGAGTTCACTAACTCTGCACCTCTTGGAGATGGAAGATTGCCTAGCATGCCCAGGACCTGCAGTGAGctcagtggagggccaccaagatggtcatgGGGCAGGGACACTTGTCCTGCGAGGAGATGCTCAGTGGGATGGGCTTgatcagcctggggaagagatggctttggggggGCCTCACAGCAGCCTGCCTGTGCCTACAAGGAGGTTAGCAAGAAGGTGGAGCCAAGATCTTTACAGAGGTGGACAGTGGAAAGATGAGAAACAATAAtcataaactgaaacaagaaAGGTTTGGACCAGATacaaggagaaatttttttccccttgaggaCAGTCAAGTagtgggacaggttgcccaggacagcTGTacactctccatccttggaggttttcaagaacCACCTGGAGCAACCTGGTCTGCCCCTGCTTTGAGTAGGCTCTTGGACTGGAGATCTTCAGAGGTCTCCTGTAATTCTCACCTGAATTCTCCTGTAACCCTGTGATCTCTGACCTGGGCTCTGTTTTCAGCCTTGACACTACTGGCCTTCACAGACCATGTGCGGCTCCTGACCTGTTCAATCCATTTGCATGGTGTTTGTAAATCTATTTGTATTTGTGTCTATTTGTACATGGCTGGATGTCTAGGCACTACTGCCACATAGAGCTCTTACTGTTGGGTTAGTTATGACAGAGGCAGAGATAATCTCTCTTTCACAGGCACATGTATTCTCCTTTCTGCATTGCCTTTGCATGACCACGATGACCCCATTACCATTGCAAAGGGTGTGTGTGCAACCTATTTTCTGCAAAGAATTCCGCAGAAATAAATTCATTACAAAGCTGCTCCAGATTGGCTTTTTTGTCTGTTTCCGTGGTGATGCATCTCATGGTTCCTCCTTCCTCCAGAAAATGCTCCAGAGGAGAAGGATGAGTATGAGCTGCTGTGTCTGGATGGCAGCCGTCAGCCTGTGGACAACTACAGAGCCTGCCACTGGGCCAGGGTGCCTGCTCACGCCGTTGTGGCTCGAGATGATAGCAAGGTTGATGACATCTGGAGCTTTCTCTCAAAAGCACAGGTATTGTTaagctcttctttccttcccttagCATCCGCTCTTCTGTCTCCTGGCTTTGCTTGCTCTCTTCAGCTTTCTGAGTGCTTTGGTATGgtcatttgctcatttttttccctcgTGGCAGGAAAAATTTGGCATGGGCACAACCAGCACCTTCCAGCTCTTTGGGCCACCTGGCAAGAAGGACCCAGGCCTcaaagacttgcttttcaaagacTCTGCTGTACAGCTCAAGCGTATCCCACCACTGATGGATTCCCAGCTCTACCTGGGCTTTGAGTATTACAGTGCCATCCAGAGCCTTCAGAAAGGTAGGCAGGACATGAGATAATAATGTCATGCCAGTGTGAGCTGCATTGAAAAGATGGGATCAGCAAATATGTCTGGGCAAAAGGAACACGATTTTTTCAAACACAGACAGTATTCTCTGCAAAATATTTCCTGTGAAAGGAAATTATTCATTAAAATCacacaatttaatttaattattcattaaaatcacacaatcttcacaaacttcacttacATCAACAAAAGGATTTTGTTGATTCCACAGTCAAAACAACATCATCACCATACCGACAAAGGTGGAAAATTTACGCACACTCCACCCCTCACCCATTCACCACAACTACAGCAACAAAAATTGCCCACGGTTATTCAGCTGGTGGTAGGGATTGGGCATGGTCAAAACTGCTGCTTAGAAAAGCCATTTCTGGGACCTAAGAGGAAGGAACATCCCAGGACACCAGGACCAGCATTGGCCACTTGAGGGAAACAGTGTCCTTTATTTCCATCCTGACTCATCAAGCATTTACTGATGTCCTAGCTGGCTCTCTGAGAGTCAAACATCCCACAAATGACCTCTGAAACCCATTTAAAATGTATAGTTGCTCAGAGATCTCTGTCGTAGGCTCAGCCGCTATGGCATTTAGGGAAGGGGATGCATGGACTTAATGTAGCATCAAAACAGATTATTCAAATGCCACTTCACAGAAACATAACTAGGTTGCATTTTTCCAGCTCAGTCTGGTCTTAGTCTCATAGTTGTCTGGGCTGTGAGGAGGTCTGGAGAAATGCTGAGTATATTATAGGCAGCAATACCAAGTACTATTAATGCACGGTGGTTTAGTGATTGCGATGTTTTAGCTAACACGAGTCTGTGTGAACAGCTTGTGTCATGCTGAAAGTCTCCTTTCTGACCTGTAAGTTGATTTCTGAGCATCCTTCAGCTTAAGAATCATCCCTTCTATTCACGCCAGCCCAGGCCTTATTAAACAAGAAcgtcttgcactgggcagcagcaggtTGGTGCATACAGATGGTTTCATGGCTGAGTCCCACGCACCCAGAAAGTAGCCTGTTTTGTTGCTTTATTGTTCAACAGGGCTCTAGGCTTATCCTCGTTTTCCTCTGCTGGTTTTACAGATCAGTTGAACTCTAACCGCAGAGAAAACAAGACACGGTGGTGTGCAGTAGGCAAGAATGAGAAGAGCAAGTGTGACCTCTGGAGTGTGATGAGCAACGGGGATGTGGAGTGCACCGTGGCAGACAACACCAAGGACTGCATTATTAAGATCATggtatggcttttttttccttttttttcccctgtgaaccTTTCAGAGAGCAACGTTGCTTCTTTCAGCCTGGGAATAgatggggcagaggaggggggctagattttaaaataaaatattgggaGCTTTGCGAGAAATACCAGTGGGCAGAAACCAACATCATGACAGGGAAAAGGCTCGACTAGTTTTTCATTgattaacatttttcaaaaaaatttattGGACAGTGTTCTTTCTTTGAGGTTTcctaaataaaaagcaattttctggTGTGAAGTaactttttatttggaaaaggaaggcaaaatacaaattttgcaaaatgcagagaaaaacgGTTGCCTGCTTAGAAGAGGAGTGGTTCCACAGCATAGAGGATGCTGCTGGTAGCTCAGAGGGTTGGGTCAGTTCCATGAAGACAGCACAAAATGCAAACCTGAAAGGACAGGTGAGATAAGGAAATCTGTTTGGCAGGGAAGCAGGCTAGGAGAGGCACACGCCTGAGCCTGCGAGTGCCTGgggaggagagctgctgctggaggtggttACAAGCACACGGGAGCGATAATTTCAAAATTCCCTCTGCTTGCATCAGCGAGACCTCGTCTGTCCGTATGCTAAGGGATGGCCTCGCAGATGCCCTTAGCCCCAAGCCCTTATCGCTTACAACAAGTGCTTCTTTTACAATCTGATTTCTGAAAAGCACTGGTCTGGGGATGTACAGCGTCGTTTCATCGCTGTGCCTTTTTCATTGCAGAAAGGTGAAGCAGATGCTATCAGCTTAGACGGAGGTTTTGTCTACACTGCTGGCGTGTGTGGCTTGGTGCCAGTGATGGGAGAAAGCTATGAGGGTAAGCACAGCCCCTCTGGGTCCAGGCAGCGGGGAACGGTCTGGCGCAAAAGCACtctttttattctgaaatctAGAAAGCAGCCTCAGCGCTGCATCCTGCAGAAAACACACGGTGCCCTGAGGCAGCTCTGCTCACCGCTGCAGACCTCGCCTTTCCACGAAGGTGGAAGAGCCCTGGGAGAGTGGGCATCGACAGTCAGGAACACAATGACCTCCAGCTCCTGTCTTCTTTGTTTTAATCATGATGTCCCTGTCCTTTAGCACC
The sequence above is a segment of the Calonectris borealis chromosome 9, bCalBor7.hap1.2, whole genome shotgun sequence genome. Coding sequences within it:
- the TF gene encoding serotransferrin; the protein is MKLVLSTVLSFGIVALCFAAPPKASIRWCTISSAEENKCNSLRDHMQQENVALNCLQKATYLDCIKAISNNEADAISLDGGHVFEAGLAPYKLKPIAAEVYEQSGGSTTNYYAVAVVKKGTDITINNLQGKTSCHTGLGRSAGWNIPIGTLLHRGDIKWDGKDSASIEQAVANFFSASCVPGATTEQRLCRQCKGDPKTKCSRTAPYSGYSGAFHCLKDGKGDVAFVKHTTVQENAPEEKDEYELLCLDGSRQPVDNYRACHWARVPAHAVVARDDSKVDDIWSFLSKAQEKFGMGTTSTFQLFGPPGKKDPGLKDLLFKDSAVQLKRIPPLMDSQLYLGFEYYSAIQSLQKDQLNSNRRENKTRWCAVGKNEKSKCDLWSVMSNGDVECTVADNTKDCIIKIMKGEADAISLDGGFVYTAGVCGLVPVMGESYEDDSQCDKTEGEPASYFAVAVVKKSDSDITWNNLQGKKSCHTAVGRTAGWNIPMGLIHNKTGNCNFDEYFSEGCAPGSPPNSRLCQLCKGSGGVPPEKCVASSHEKYYGYTGAFRCLVERGDVAFIKHSIVEENTDGKNKEDWAKNLKMDQFELLCTDDRRANIMAFRECHLAKVPTHAVITRPEKAKKVRELLKIQERRFGTKGVEKDKFQMFESQTKDLLFKDLTKCLVKLRDGITYKEFLGDQYYASVASLNTCNPSDLLQMCTFLEDK